In Micromonospora ferruginea, the sequence GGCGGGCGATCCGGGCGAAGGCCCGGAACGGCAGCGCCAGCAGCATCGCCGAGCGCTCCGCGTCGGTGATCGCCCAGGACTTCGGCGCCATCTCGCCGACCACCAGGTGCAGGAACGTCACCAGACCCAGCGCGAACACCAGCGCGACCACGTGGCTCGCCGCGTCGGGCAGGCCGACCGCGTGCAGCAGCGGGCTGAGCAGGTGCTCGATGGCCGGCTCGGCCAACGCGCCCAGGCCCAGCGTGCACAGCGTGATGCCGAGCTGCGCGCCGGCCAGCATCAGGCTCAGCTCGCGGACGCCGTCGAGCGCCGCGCGGGCCGCCCGGCCGCCGCCGGCCGCCGACTGCTCCAGCCGGTACCGCTTCGCGGCGACCAGCGCGAACTCGGCGGCCACGAAGAACCCGTTGAGCGCCAGCAGCACCACGGAGAACAGAAGCGCGAACCCGGGGCTCATGCGGCACCCTCCCCGGACACGCCCGCGGTCGACCGCAGCCGCACCGAGTCGGCCACGTGCCGGTCCACCGCCAGCACCTCGACCAGCACCCGGGGGCCGGTCGCCGGCTCGTCGCCGTCGCCGGCGGACGCGATCTCCAGCCGGTCACCGACCTCGGGCACCCGGCCCAGCTCCCGCATCACCAGACCGGAGAGCGTGTCGTACTCGGGCGCCTCGGGCAGCTCGATGCCGGTGCTGTCGGCGACCTCGTCGATCCGCCAGCGCGCCGGCACCACCCAGGAGCCGTCCTCCTGCCGGGCGGGCGCCCGCTCCGGCGGGTCGTCCTCGTCCCGGATCGGCCCGACCAGCTCCTCGGCCAGGTCCTCCAGCGTGATCACGCCGGCGAACCCGCCGTACTCGTCGACCACGCAGGCCAACTGCCGGTGCCCGGACCGGAGCCGGTCCAGCACCGTCGGCAGCGGCAGCGTCTCCGGCACCAGCAACGGGGGTACGGCGACCGCGTCGACCCGGGTCCGCGACCGCTCGGCCGGCGGCACCCCCAGCACGTCGGCGATGCCGACCACGCCGATCAGGTCGTCGACGCCCTCGGCCCCGCGCACCGGGAACCGGGAGTGGCCGGTGTCGAGCATCTCGACGATCCGGCTGACCGGCTCGTCGGCGCGTACGGTGTGCACGTCCACCCGGGGCACCATGGCCTCGCCCGCGGTGAGCCCCCGGAAGTCGAGCCCCCGGTCCAGCAGGTCGGACATCGCGGCGTCGAGGTGCCCCTCCTCACGGGACTCGGCGATGATCTGTTCCAGGTCGGCCGGGGTGGCGCCGCTGGGCAGCTCCTCGATCGGCTCGATGCCGACCCGGCGGAGCAACCGCACGGCGGCCCGGTCGAAGAGGGTGATCAGCGGACCGGCGATCCGCAGGTAGATCAGCGTGGACCGGGACAGCGCCCGGGCGAGCGGCTCGGCCCGGGCGATGGCCAGGTTCTTCGGTGCCAGCTCGCCCAGGACCATCTGCACCACGGTGGCGATGAGCAGGGCCAGCGCCACCGACAGCGGCAGCGCCACCGCGCTCGACAGCCCGGCGACGCCGAGCAGGTCGGCCAGCCCGGCGCCCAGGTAGGGCTCGGCGACGTAACCGACCAGCAGGGCGGTCACGGTGATGCCGAGCTGGGCGCCGGAGAGCATGAAGGAAAGCCGCCCGGTCACCTCCAGGGCCCGGGCGGCGGCGCGGTCGCCACCGTCGGCGAGTTGTTTGAGCTTGCCGCGGTCCACGGCTACGTAACCGAACTCCTGCGCCACGAAGTAACCCGTGGCGGCGGTGAGAACGGTGATGAGAAGGAGACCGACGAGGATCAACACGGGAGGTTCAGGGCTCCCGGGGTCGTCGGGGAGGGAAGATGCCGGGTACGACCCGGCCGGCTACTGCTGCCCTCCGGGGCAGGAGAGTCGATCATGCGGCCCATTTTATCGGTGCTCGCTGGACGCCCGCTGAAGGTGCCGGGAACCCTCCCCGACGTCCCGTTTCACCGGTCGGCCAGCTCATCGACGTCGAGTAGCGACCGGTCCACCCGCCCGGACCGGTAGGCGGCCCGCCCGATCATCTGCGCGGCGACCGGCGCGGTGGAGAGCTGGAAGATCGCCACCAGCACCAGCATCCCGAGATCCGACCCGGTCCGCAGCCGCAGCGCCAGCCCGACCAGGAGCAGCAGCACGCCGAGCACCTGCGGCTTGGTGGCGGCGTGCATCCGGTCCAGGGTGTCCGGGAAGCGCACCAGGCCGATGCCGGCCACCAGGCTCAACAGGGCTCCCGCCAGCAGCAGGAGCCCACCCACCCAGTCCGCCACCGCGCTCACGATTCGGCCCGGACGGCGAAGCGGACCAGGCTGACCGAGCCGACGAAGCCGAGCAGCGAGAGCACCACCAGCACCGGCAACGTGGTGGCGTGCCGGTTCAGCGCGGCCTCCGCACCCACCGCGGCGAGCATCGCCGACAACAGCAGGTCGGCGCCGACGACCCGGTCGAGCAGGGACGGGCCGCGGTAGATCCGCAGCAGGGCGAGCAGCGCGGTGGCCGAGAGCAGCACGGTCAGCGCGACGGCGAGCAGGACGGTCACGGGTGGTTCCTCCGTTCGACGGGTTCGAGGTCGAGCCGGCGTACCTCGGTGGGAGAGCCGACGGCGCGGACGATGCGCCGCTCGACGGCGAGCACGCGGTCGCGGCTGCCGGTCAGGTCCTCGGGGCCGCGCACATCGAGCACGTGCACGTAGAGCACGCCCCGCGCCCGGTCGACGTCGAGGATCAGGGTGCCCGGCACCAGCGAGATCACCTCGGCGGTGAGCGCCAGGTTCAGGTCGGTGCGGACCCGCAGCGGCACCGCGATGATCCCGCCGCGCGGCCGGTAGCCGGGACGCAACGCCACGGCGGCGACGTGCACGCTGGCGCTGATCAACTCCGCCACGAACGTGCCGGCCAGCACCAGCAGCGGGCCCGGTCGCAGCCGGCCGCCGAAGGTGACCGAGGGCAGCGGGAAGAAGAACAGCACCGCCGCGCCGACCACCAGGCCGGTGAGCAGGTTGCCCCAGGACACGTCGCCCCAGAGCAGCAGCCAGGCGACGACCAGCCAGCCGAGCGCCACCGCCTGGTCGCGCCACCGCCCGCCCCGGCCCACCGCCGGCTGCCCGGCCCGGTCGGCCGCCGGCGGCTCCCCGCTGCCACCCGGGACCGGACCGGCGGTCACGGCGCGTCCCGGGGCAGGACGGCCCGGACGTACGGGGTGCGCTCGCGCAGGTCGGTGGCCGCGTCCGCGGTGACCTGGAACAGCGGGCCCGCGATCAGGGTGAGCAGCACGCCGAGCGCCACCAGCGCGGCGGTGGCGCCGACCATCAGGCCGGGCAGCCGGGCGTCCGGGCTGGTGGTGGCGAGTTTCGGGGCCCGCCAGAAGGCGATGTTCCACACCCGGGACGCGACGTAGAGGGTGAGCAGGCTGGTCACCGTGCCCGCGCCGACCAGCACGGCGGGCAGCGCCCCGCCGGCCGCCACCCCGGCCTGGAGCAGCCCGAGCTTGCCGAGGAAGCCGGAGAACGGGGGAATGCCGGCCAGGTTCATCGCCGGGACGAAGAAGAGCACGGCGATCACCGGGGTGACCCGGGCCAGCCCGCCGAGTTGGCGCAGGTCGGTGCTGCCGGCCCGCTCCTCGACCAGCCCGGCGACCAGGAAGAGCGTGGTCTGCACGGTGATGTGGTGCACCACGTAGAAGATCGACCCGGACAGGCCGGCGACGCTGCTCAACGCCACCCCGAAGATCATGTAGCCGATGTGGCTGACCAGCGTGAAGGAGAACAGCCGCTTCATGTCCGACTGGGCGACCGCGCCGAGGATGCCCACCACCATGGTCAGGCCGGCCACCACCATCAGCAGGCCGGACACCCGGTCGCCGGGGAAGAGCAGCGTCTCGGTGCGGATGATCGCGTACACGCCGACCTTGGTGAGCAGGCCGGCGAAGACCGCGGTGACCGGCGCGGGCGCGGTCGGGTAGCTGTCCGGCAACCAGGCCGACACCGGGAAGACCGCCGCCTTGATGCCGAACGCCAGCAGCAGCATGAGCTGCAGGGTCAGGCGTACGCCGGACGGCACCGCGTCCAGCCGACCGGCGAGCTGCGCCATGTTCAGCGTGCCGGTGGCCGCGTACACCAGCCCCACCGCGGACAGGAAGAGCAGCGACGACAGGATGCTGACCACCACGTACGTGGAGCCGGTGCGCAGCCGGGCCTCGGTGCCGCCCAGCGTGATCAGCACGAAGCTCGCGGCCAGCAGGATCTCGAAGCCGACGAAGAGGTTGAACAGGTCACCGGCGAGGAACGCGTTGGTCACGCCGGCGGTCAGCACCAGGTAGGTGGGGTGGTAGATGCTGACCGGCGCGGTCTCGCCGCCCTCCGCCCGGCCCTGCCCGATCGAGTAGAGCAGCACGCAGAGCGTGACCGCCGAGGAGACCACCACCATCAGCGCCGCCAACTGGTCGGCCACCAGCACGATGCCGACCGGCGCCGGCCAGCCGCCCACCCGCACCACCACCGGCCCGTGCCGGTACGCCTCGACCAGCAGCACCACCGCGACCAGCAGCACGCCGGCCAGGCAGAGCACGCTGATCGAACGCTGCAACCGGGGCCGGCCGGTCAGCATCAGGGTGAGCGCCGCGCCGAGCAGCGGCACCACCACCGGCAGCGGCACCAGCCCACTCACGGCGCCGCCTTTCTTCGCGACCGCGGGGCTCGCAGAACCGGCTCACTCCGCGCGCTCATGAGGTCCCGTCCCGGCGCAGCCGGCGGCGGGCCGGTTCCGGGTCGACCTGTTCCCGGTCGTCGTCCGCGCCCTCCCCGCCCAGGTCCGCGGCGGCCACCTCGTCGCGCCCGGCCAGCCGGACGATCTGCCGGTCCTCCAGGTCGTCCTGCACCTCGTCGTCGCCGCTGGTGTACCAGCTCCGGTAGGCGACCGCGAGCAGGAACGCGGTCAGCCCGAACGTGATCACCACGGCGGTGAGCACCATCGCCTGCGGCAGCGCGTCGCTCATCTCGGCGGCCGGCGCGGTGCCGGCCAGCGGGGCCGCGCCGGACCGGCCGCCGAGCAGGATGAGCAGGTTGACCCCGTTGCCGAGCAGGATGACGCCGAGCAGGATCCGGGTCAGGCTGCGTTCCAGCAGCAGGGTGACCCCGGTGGCGACGAGCACCCCGACCGCCAGCACCAGCACCAACGTCGGCCCGGCCGCGCCCCTGGTCATGAGCGCGGTCCCTCGCGCTGGACGGTGAGTCCCCGGCCCGGCTCGCCGGCGGCCTCGACGTGCCGGTCCACCTCGGCGCCCAGGCTGCGCAGGATGTCCAGCACCAGCCCGACCACCACCAGGTAGACGCCGACGTCGAAGAAGATCGAGGTGACCAGGTAGGCGTGGCCGACCAGCGGCAGCCACAGGTCCACCTTGACGCTCTGCAGCACCTCCCCGGTGAGCAGCAGGCCGAGCACGCCGCTGCCGACCGAGACGGCCAGGCCCGCGCCGAGCACCGTGCCGGCGCCGACCGGGGCGGCCTCGGCCAGCTCGTACCGGCCGCCGGCCAGGTAACGCAGGGTCAGCGCGAGGCCGGCGACCAGCCCGCCGGAGAAGCCGCCGCCCGGGGCGTTGTGGCCGGAGAAGAGCAGGAACAGCGAGAAGAGCAGCACGGTGTGGAAGATCAGCCGGGTGACCACCTCGAACACGATCGAGCGGCGCCGCTCGCCCAGCGTCTGCCCGCCGAGCAGCCAGACCGTCCGACCGGCGCGCGGCATCGACGGGCGGGGGCGACGCGGGCGTGGGCCGGTGCGGGACCGCTCGAAGATCAGGCTGGCCACCCCGGTCGCGGTCACCACCAGCACCGAGATCTCGCCCATGGTGTCCCAGGCGCGGATGTCGACGAGGGTCACGTTGACCACGTTGCGGCCGTACCCCTGGGCGACCGCCAGGTCGGGGAAGGCCGCAGAGATCGACGGCGCCCGGCGGGCCCCGGCCGCGGCCAGCGCCAGGCCGGCCATCACCAGCCCGGCGGCGACCCCGATGCCCCGGCGCACCCACCGGCTGCGGCGCAGCGGCCGGGCCGAGAAGCGTTCCGGCAGTCGCCGCAGCACCAGCACGAACACCGCGATGGTGGCGGTCTCCACCAGGAACTGGGTGAGCGCCAGGTCCGG encodes:
- a CDS encoding Na+/H+ antiporter subunit D, whose protein sequence is MSGLVPLPVVVPLLGAALTLMLTGRPRLQRSISVLCLAGVLLVAVVLLVEAYRHGPVVVRVGGWPAPVGIVLVADQLAALMVVVSSAVTLCVLLYSIGQGRAEGGETAPVSIYHPTYLVLTAGVTNAFLAGDLFNLFVGFEILLAASFVLITLGGTEARLRTGSTYVVVSILSSLLFLSAVGLVYAATGTLNMAQLAGRLDAVPSGVRLTLQLMLLLAFGIKAAVFPVSAWLPDSYPTAPAPVTAVFAGLLTKVGVYAIIRTETLLFPGDRVSGLLMVVAGLTMVVGILGAVAQSDMKRLFSFTLVSHIGYMIFGVALSSVAGLSGSIFYVVHHITVQTTLFLVAGLVEERAGSTDLRQLGGLARVTPVIAVLFFVPAMNLAGIPPFSGFLGKLGLLQAGVAAGGALPAVLVGAGTVTSLLTLYVASRVWNIAFWRAPKLATTSPDARLPGLMVGATAALVALGVLLTLIAGPLFQVTADAATDLRERTPYVRAVLPRDAP
- the mnhG gene encoding monovalent cation/H(+) antiporter subunit G: MSAVADWVGGLLLLAGALLSLVAGIGLVRFPDTLDRMHAATKPQVLGVLLLLVGLALRLRTGSDLGMLVLVAIFQLSTAPVAAQMIGRAAYRSGRVDRSLLDVDELADR
- a CDS encoding Na+/H+ antiporter subunit E, whose amino-acid sequence is MTAGPVPGGSGEPPAADRAGQPAVGRGGRWRDQAVALGWLVVAWLLLWGDVSWGNLLTGLVVGAAVLFFFPLPSVTFGGRLRPGPLLVLAGTFVAELISASVHVAAVALRPGYRPRGGIIAVPLRVRTDLNLALTAEVISLVPGTLILDVDRARGVLYVHVLDVRGPEDLTGSRDRVLAVERRIVRAVGSPTEVRRLDLEPVERRNHP
- a CDS encoding hemolysin family protein, translated to MLILVGLLLITVLTAATGYFVAQEFGYVAVDRGKLKQLADGGDRAAARALEVTGRLSFMLSGAQLGITVTALLVGYVAEPYLGAGLADLLGVAGLSSAVALPLSVALALLIATVVQMVLGELAPKNLAIARAEPLARALSRSTLIYLRIAGPLITLFDRAAVRLLRRVGIEPIEELPSGATPADLEQIIAESREEGHLDAAMSDLLDRGLDFRGLTAGEAMVPRVDVHTVRADEPVSRIVEMLDTGHSRFPVRGAEGVDDLIGVVGIADVLGVPPAERSRTRVDAVAVPPLLVPETLPLPTVLDRLRSGHRQLACVVDEYGGFAGVITLEDLAEELVGPIRDEDDPPERAPARQEDGSWVVPARWRIDEVADSTGIELPEAPEYDTLSGLVMRELGRVPEVGDRLEIASAGDGDEPATGPRVLVEVLAVDRHVADSVRLRSTAGVSGEGAA
- a CDS encoding monovalent cation/H+ antiporter complex subunit F; protein product: MTVLLAVALTVLLSATALLALLRIYRGPSLLDRVVGADLLLSAMLAAVGAEAALNRHATTLPVLVVLSLLGFVGSVSLVRFAVRAES
- a CDS encoding Na(+)/H(+) antiporter subunit C, which translates into the protein MTRGAAGPTLVLVLAVGVLVATGVTLLLERSLTRILLGVILLGNGVNLLILLGGRSGAAPLAGTAPAAEMSDALPQAMVLTAVVITFGLTAFLLAVAYRSWYTSGDDEVQDDLEDRQIVRLAGRDEVAAADLGGEGADDDREQVDPEPARRRLRRDGTS